Proteins from a single region of Equus quagga isolate Etosha38 chromosome 18, UCLA_HA_Equagga_1.0, whole genome shotgun sequence:
- the C18H1orf162 gene encoding transmembrane protein C1orf162 homolog isoform X1 has protein sequence MLLPNIRSVAFKGKCVSCFSWLGALGEDSMGGSHSKPDKPHTTAAPTTTSVQCSSAHSNKELHLVLAFFAGVLLTLLLMALVFLIIKSYRKCHSSPQALDPHSDPAAKLSSVPEEALTYASMNFKSSEGKRDHLTTNHFSDSDPVVYAQIKATNSSCCSSEA, from the exons ATGCTTCTGCCAAATATTCGGAGTGTTGCTTTCAAAGGGAAGTGTGTTTCCTGCTTTTCTTGGCTGGGAGCCCTAG gAGAAGACAGCATGGGAGGAAGTCACTCTAAACCTG ACAAACCCCACACCACGGCTGCCCCAACCACGACCTCCGTGCAGTGCTCCTCTGCCCACTCCAA CAAAGAACTTCATTTGGTCTTAGCCTTTTTTGCTGGGGTTCTACTGACACTGCTGCTGATGGCCCTTGTCTTCCTCATCATAAAGAGCTACAGAAAAT GTCACTCCAGTCCCCAGGCTCTGGATCCTCACTCAGACCCTGCAGCCAAG CTTTCATCTGTCCCAGAGGAGGCACTCACGTATGCCAGCATGAATTTTAAAAGCTCGGAAGGAAAGAGAGATCACTTGACTACAAATCATTTTTCAGACTCAGACCCCGTTGTCTATGCtcaaattaaagcaacaaactCCTCCTGCTGTTCCAGTGAGGCTTGA
- the ATP5PB gene encoding ATP synthase F(0) complex subunit B1, mitochondrial, translating into MLSRVVLSAAAAAAPCLKNAALLGPGVLQATRIFHTGQPSLAPVPPLPEYGGKVRLGLIPEEFFQFLYPKTGVTGPYVLGTGLILYFLSKEIYVITPETISAISTIGVLVYIVKKYGASIGEFADKLNEQKIAQLEEVKQASIKQIQDAIDLEKSQQALVQKRHYLFDVQRNNIAMALELTYRERLHRVYKEVKNRLDYQISVQNMMRRKEQEHMVNWVEKHVVQSLSTQQEKETIAKCISDLKLLAKKAQAQPVV; encoded by the exons GGTATTGCAGGCAACAAGGATCTTTCACACAGGACAGCCAAGTCTTGCCCCTGTACCACCTCTTCCTGAATATGGAGGAAAAGTTCGCTTGGGGCTGATCCCTGAGGAGTTCTTCCAGTTCCTTTATCCTAAAACGGGGGTGACAG gaCCCTATGTGCTCGGAACTGGGCTTATCTTGTATTTTCTATCCAAAGAAATATATGTGATTACTCCAGAGACCATCTCTGCTATATCAACAATAGGCGTTCTGGTCTATATAGTTAAAAAATATGGTGCTTCTATTGGAGAATTTGCTGATAAACTCAATGAG CAAAAAATTGCACAACTAGAAGAGGTGAAACAGGCTTCCATCAAACAGATCCAGGATGCAATTGATCTGGAGAAGTCACAGCAGGCACTGGTTCAAAAACGCCATTACCTTTTTGATGTCCAGAGG AATAACATTGCTATGGCCTTGGAGCTTACTTACCGGGAACGGCTGCATAGAGTATACAAGGAGGTAAAGAATCGTCTGGACTATCAAATCTCTGTGCAGAATATGATGCGTCGGAAGGAACAAGAGCACATGGTAAACTGGGTGGAGAAGCATGTGGTACAGAGCCTCTCTACACAGCAG GAAAAGGAGACAATTGCCAAGTGCATTTCAGATCTAAAGCTGCTCGCAAAGAAGGCTCAGGCACAGCCAGTTGTGTAA
- the C18H1orf162 gene encoding transmembrane protein C1orf162 homolog isoform X2: MKSNIWTCKAEDWLLSCGEDSMGGSHSKPDKPHTTAAPTTTSVQCSSAHSNKELHLVLAFFAGVLLTLLLMALVFLIIKSYRKCHSSPQALDPHSDPAAKLSSVPEEALTYASMNFKSSEGKRDHLTTNHFSDSDPVVYAQIKATNSSCCSSEA; this comes from the exons ATGAAATCAAATATCTGGACCTGCAAAGCTGAGGACTGGCTGCTGAGCTGTG gAGAAGACAGCATGGGAGGAAGTCACTCTAAACCTG ACAAACCCCACACCACGGCTGCCCCAACCACGACCTCCGTGCAGTGCTCCTCTGCCCACTCCAA CAAAGAACTTCATTTGGTCTTAGCCTTTTTTGCTGGGGTTCTACTGACACTGCTGCTGATGGCCCTTGTCTTCCTCATCATAAAGAGCTACAGAAAAT GTCACTCCAGTCCCCAGGCTCTGGATCCTCACTCAGACCCTGCAGCCAAG CTTTCATCTGTCCCAGAGGAGGCACTCACGTATGCCAGCATGAATTTTAAAAGCTCGGAAGGAAAGAGAGATCACTTGACTACAAATCATTTTTCAGACTCAGACCCCGTTGTCTATGCtcaaattaaagcaacaaactCCTCCTGCTGTTCCAGTGAGGCTTGA
- the C18H1orf162 gene encoding transmembrane protein C1orf162 homolog isoform X3 → MGGSHSKPDKPHTTAAPTTTSVQCSSAHSNKELHLVLAFFAGVLLTLLLMALVFLIIKSYRKCHSSPQALDPHSDPAAKLSSVPEEALTYASMNFKSSEGKRDHLTTNHFSDSDPVVYAQIKATNSSCCSSEA, encoded by the exons ATGGGAGGAAGTCACTCTAAACCTG ACAAACCCCACACCACGGCTGCCCCAACCACGACCTCCGTGCAGTGCTCCTCTGCCCACTCCAA CAAAGAACTTCATTTGGTCTTAGCCTTTTTTGCTGGGGTTCTACTGACACTGCTGCTGATGGCCCTTGTCTTCCTCATCATAAAGAGCTACAGAAAAT GTCACTCCAGTCCCCAGGCTCTGGATCCTCACTCAGACCCTGCAGCCAAG CTTTCATCTGTCCCAGAGGAGGCACTCACGTATGCCAGCATGAATTTTAAAAGCTCGGAAGGAAAGAGAGATCACTTGACTACAAATCATTTTTCAGACTCAGACCCCGTTGTCTATGCtcaaattaaagcaacaaactCCTCCTGCTGTTCCAGTGAGGCTTGA